A genomic region of Phragmites australis chromosome 2, lpPhrAust1.1, whole genome shotgun sequence contains the following coding sequences:
- the LOC133909646 gene encoding E3 ubiquitin-protein ligase RGLG3-like, whose protein sequence is MSGARTHHKHCHQAHAPSGSSKEKFQDKRQPKFIPDNYSSVDEVTTALREAGLESSNLILGIDFTKSNEWSGRHSFKRKSLHAINGTPNPYEQAISIIGRTLSPFDDDNLIPCFGFGDASTHDHSVFSLYPDNRPCHGFEEVLVRYRQIVPHLKLSGPTSFAPLIYAAISVVENSNWQYHVLVIIADGQVTVANTNDGRLSPQEQATIQAIVDASYYPLSIVMVGVGDGPWDAMQHFDDCIPERVFDNFQFVNFTDIMSTSKDMSKKEAAFALAALMEIPSQYKATQGHQPIEKQAQRTAPPRILPPPNKVLEHDNAAASHPPPTASSRSTGIGKSAADEQVCPICLTNPKDMAFQCGHLTCKECGPTLSTCPLCRAPITMRVRLYS, encoded by the exons ATGTCGGGTGCAAGGACTCATCACAAGCACTGCCATCAAGCTCATGCTCCATCTGGAAGTTCCAAGGAAAAATTCCAGGACAAGCGGCAACCAAAATTTATACCAGACAATTATAGCTCGGTGGATGAG GTCACTACTGCACTGAGAGAAGCTGGTCTTGAATCGTCGAATCTAATTCTTGGTATTGACTTCACCAAAAGCAATGAATGGTCAG GTAGGCATTCCTTCAAAAGAAAATCTCTGCATGCCATTAATGGCACCCCAAATCCATACGAACAAGCTATTTCTATAATTGGCCGAACACTGTCACCTTTTGATGATGATAACTTGATACCATGTTTTGGATTTGGTGATG CTTCTACGCATGATCACTCTGTCTTCAGCTTATACCCAGATAACCGTCCCTGTCATGGCTTTGAAGAGGTCCTTGTAAGGTATCGACAAATTGTTCCACATTTGAAACTTTCAG GACCAACTTCTTTTGCACCTCTTATTTATGCAGCGATTTCTGTTGTTGAAAATAGTAACTGGCAATACCATGTTCTCGTAATCATAGCTGATGGACAG GTGACTGTCGCTAACACAAATGATGGAAGATTAAGTCCACAAGAACAGGCAACTATACAAGCAATTGTTGATGCTAG CTACTATCCTCTTTCAATTGTGATGGTTGGGGTGGGCGATGGACCATGGGATGCGATGCAGCATTTTGATGACTGTATCCCTGAAAGAGTTTTTGATAATTTTCAG TTTGTAAACTTCACTGATATTATGTCGACAAGTAAGGATATGTCAAAGAAGGAGGCTGCATTTGCCCTTGCAGCTCTTATGGAAATACCCTCTCAGTATAAAGCAACTCAAGGCCACCAACCTATAGA AAAGCAAGCACAAAGGACTGCCCCTCCAAGAATTCTCCCTCCTCCAAACAAAGTTCTTGAACATGATAATGCTGCAGCTTCACATCCTCCTCCAACTGCAAGCTCCCGGTCGACTGGCATTGGCAAAAGTGCTGCCGACGAGCAG GTATGCCCCATCTGTTTAACCAATCCAAAGGACATGGCTTTTCAGTGTGGTCACCTG ACATGCAAGGAATGTGGCCCAACACTATCAACATGCCCCTTGTGCCGTGCACCAATTACTATGCGTGTGAGGCTCTATTCTTGA
- the LOC133909643 gene encoding uncharacterized protein LOC133909643 isoform X1, whose protein sequence is MILKKKPVYSMKKGQIVRVEKEKYLNCIHYQSVGHPPFYKGLHYIYKDRGEVLDIRIFETGKYALIAWVGIPTPPAWLLTFFYFFKQDSLTWSSLRPFYGEMRHLDGLGCNRQLYHHGYQLTCSSSWTSWTTENMMGSRTHPRETFTVSCTHTSISAVYVLENQQTDKKNNTKIKDACAYIAELLFPSQSCWLLAP, encoded by the exons ATGATCTTGAAGAAGAAGCCGGTCTACTCGA TGAAGAAAGGGCAGATTGTGCGTGTCGAGAAGGAGAAGTACCTGAACTGCATACAT TACCAGTCAGTGGGGCACCCACCCTTTTACAAGGGTCTACATTACATATACAAAGACCGCGGCGAG GTTTTGGACATCAGAATCTTTGAGACTGGGAAGTATGCCCTG ATCGCGTGGGTGGGGATTCCAACACCACCTGCATGGCTactaacttttttttatttttttaaacaggACTCCCTTACCTGGTCTTCTTTGAGACCTTTTTACGGGGAGATGCGACACCTCGATGGGCTCGGCTGCAACCGGCAACTTTACCACCATGGCTACCAACTTACATGCTCATCAAG TTGGACAAGCTGGACTACAGAGAATATGATGGGCTCACGGACGCACCCAAGGGAAACTTTTACAGTCAGCTGCACACATACTTCTATCTCGGCCGTTTATGTACTAGAGAATCAACAGACAGATAAGAAAAATAACACTAAGATAAAAGATGCGTGTGCATATATTGCAGAGTTACTTTTCCCAAGTCAAAGCTGCTGGCTACTGGCTCCATGA
- the LOC133909643 gene encoding uncharacterized protein LOC133909643 isoform X3, protein MILKKKPVYSMKKGQIVRVEKEKYLNCIHYQSVGHPPFYKGLHYIYKDRGEFSVRKCMHQSPLTLSIVTKCRFWTSESLRLGSMPWYVRHHLLLHACLISLPLAAQHRFLLFHCTAPQWRRGFQRSTMPFVFGFPLDVTE, encoded by the exons ATGATCTTGAAGAAGAAGCCGGTCTACTCGA TGAAGAAAGGGCAGATTGTGCGTGTCGAGAAGGAGAAGTACCTGAACTGCATACAT TACCAGTCAGTGGGGCACCCACCCTTTTACAAGGGTCTACATTACATATACAAAGACCGCGGCGAG ttcagtgTACGTAAATGCATGCATCAATCGCCATTGACCCTTTCGATTGTTACCAAGTGCAGGTTTTGGACATCAGAATCTTTGAGACTGGGAAGTATGCCCTGGTACGTACGACATCACCTCCTGCTCCATGCATGCTTAATTTCTCTGCCTCTGGCTGCTCAGCATCGTTTCTTACTCTTTCACTGTACTGCTCCGCAATGGAGAAGAGGTTTTCAGAGATCAACAATGCCTTTTGTCTTTGGGTTTCCTCTTGACGTGACTGAATAA
- the LOC133909645 gene encoding protein ROLLING AND ERECT LEAF 2-like — protein sequence MGCTTSRDAFSAAVTSRARRSSSSRPRGADPAALCRQRVALIRAAADTRFTLAAAHAAYFRSLAAVGDALRRFAAAALAPATPSPGSSPVLTLPPSPAKPVAASAATASSLPPSTSSSSTVSSLSHSLSDENLEAPPDAKHGGSEKAPSSTKHHYMRGSSTVPTVVYEDPNAQAQYTEGETSYGYGYGYSYPYGPYGEVVAEERPETAAPRPLPSPPTAEASPWDFFDPFTQYDQFLEDYSHGNLPTNSPNYAELRRMEGIPELEDEAELEAKAEAEASKPSTSGVAHQNVKGKEPILENAASHGEPSGAKMQRTGSEPVPVAKLQRKASEPAPGANGKAGQPVSRNDSVPSNASYKSKEGGKRNTASLKGTVSGDIDGNSSSGKKQAVAFDEEGSITAAEGGGESHGKSVQSAVSSESFSPLHHARRDVREAMDEVKGLFDEAVNCSAEVSRLLEVGMVRRRTTPRVLRYISSKVGDPLGLTVSTSSCLPKPHGRKSRASSSKASTSASSGTGRRNGVGKLSSTLEKLYAWEKKLYQEIKDEEKLQMQYEKKYRRLKSLDEGGAESSTIDSTRLSVRLLRSKISISIRTANAFSSKIEKIRDEELYPQLVDLIQRFRRLWKVVLECHEKQLLAIQDSKIHRLKAITISQSSVASMASVELGRELTRWYRCFNKWISSQRSYIEALNGWLRKWLPEVQEEVTADGIPPFSPGRLGAPPVFVISNDWLQGIDRISKNEVLRAMDHFSKLVHQFKKSLEDEQRQKRKADHASRDYNKKREDLQGELGLSTSLDLVAVMENPRYSHDDRVMDMEKARKRRDEERVRHENILNHAHIAASATLPIGLIPMLQQITSFFQGNLQVYTQIRIQGT from the exons ATGGGCTGCACCACCTCCCGCGACGCCTTCTCCGCCGCGGTCACGTCCCGGGCGCGTCGGTCCTCCTCGTCGCGGCCGCGGGGCGCCGACCCCGCCGCGCTGTGCCGTCAGCGCGTGGCGCTGATCCGCGCCGCGGCCGACACGCGCTTCACGCTCGCCGCCGCGCACGCGGCCTACTTCCGCTCTCTCGCCGCCGTAGGCGACGCGCTCCGGCGCTTCGCTGCGGCTGCGCTCGCGCCGGCCACACCCTCGCCCGGCTCCTCGCCGGTACTCACCCTCCCGCCTTCCCCGGCCAAGCCGGTCGCCGCCTCCGCGGCCACCGCGTCGAGCCTCCCGCCGTCTACTTCCTCGTCCTCCACCGTCTCATCGCTCTCACATTCCCTCTCCGACGAGAACCTCGAGGCGCCCCCTGACGCCAAACACGGCGGAAGCGAGAAGGCGCCGTCGTCAACGAAGCATCACTACATGAGGGGCTCTTCCACCGTGCCCACCGTGGTTTACGAGGACCCCAACGCCCAGGCCCAGTACACTGAAGGCGAGACTAGctacggatacggatacgggTACTCGTACCCGTACGGGCCTTACGGCGAGGTGGTTGCGGAAGAGAGGCCGGAGACGGCCGCGCCGAGGCCACTGCCTTCGCCGCCGACCGCGGAGGCCTCGCCGTGGGATTTCTTTGACCCATTCACGCAGTACGATCAGTTTCTGGAGGATTACTCTCACGGGAATCTGCCAACCAACAGCCCCAACTACGCCGAGCTGAGGAGGATGGAGGGGATCCCGGAGCTTGAGGACGAGGCGGAATTGGAGGCGAAGGCTGAGGCTGAGGCATCGAAGCCATCGACTTCTGGGGTTGCTCATCAAAATGTTAAGGGGAAGGAGCCAATTCTAGAAAATGCCGCTTCACATGGCGAACCTTCTGGTGCCAAGATGCAGAGGACGGGATCAGAACCAGTCCCTGTTGCCAAGTTGCAGAGGAAGGCATCGGAGCCTGCTCCTGGTGCCAATGGCAAGGCGGGGCAACCGGTGTCCAGGAACGACTCGGTGCCGAGCAATGCCAGCTATAAGAGCAAGGAAGGGGGGAAGAGGAATACGGCGAGCTTGAAGGGTACAGTTAGTGGTGACATTGACGGCAACAGCTCCAGTGGGAAGAAGCAAGCTGTGGCCTTTGATGAGGAGGGGTCGATCACAGCGGCAGAAGGAGGTGGTGAGAGCCACGGCAAGTCAGTGCAGTCGGCGGTGAGCAGCGAGTCATTCTCGCCGTTGCACCATGCGAGGAGAGATGTAAGGGAGGCGATGGATGAGGTCAAGGGGCTGTTCGACGAGGCGGTGAACTGCAGTGCAGAGGTCTCGAGGCTGCTGGAGGTGGGGATGGTCCGCCGCCGGACCACCCCCAGAGTTCTTAGAT ACATCTCTTCCAAAGTGGGGGATCCTCTAGGTCTTACCGTGTCGACATCGTCTTGCCTCCCAAAACCACATGGCAGGAAGTCCAGAGCATCAAGCAGCAAGGCGAGCACTTCAGCCTCGTCGGGTACTGGTAGAAGAAATGGTGTTGGTAAGCTCTCATCAACTCTGGAGAAGCTGTATGCCTGGGAAAAGAAGCTCTATCAGGAGATTAAG GATGAAGAGAAGCTACAGATGCAGTATGAAAAGAAGTATAGGAGGTTGAAATCTCTGGATGAAGGAGGAGCAGAATCAAGTACAATCGACTCCACCCGGTTGTCGGTAAGGCTTTTGCGGTCCAAGATTAGCATCAGCATTAGAACAGCCAATGCCTTCTCGTCAAAGATAGAGAAGATCCGAGACGAAGAACTTTATCCTCAGCTCGTTGATCTCATCCAAAG GTTCAGAAGATTGTGGAAAGTTGTTCTAGAATGCCATGAGAAGCAGCTATTAGCCATACAAGACAGCAAAATTCACCGGCTTAAGGCGATTACCATAAGCCAATCGAGTGTTGCTTCAATGGCCTCAGTGGAATTGGGGAGGGAGCTCACAAGATGGTACCGCTGCTTCAATAAGTGGATCAGCTCGCAAAGATCTTACATTGAGGCGCTGAATGGATGGCTGAGGAAATGGCTCCCTGAGGTGCAGGAGGAAGTTACAGCGGATGGAATCCCACCTTTCTCCCCAGGCAGGCTTGGCGCCCCGCCTGTATTCGTCATCTCAAATGATTGGCTCCAAGGAATCGATAGGATCTCCAAGAATGAAGTGCTGAGAGCAATGGACCATTTCTCTAAGCTCGTGCATCAGTTCAAGAAGAGCCTGGAAGACGAGCAACGGCAGAAGCGGAAAGCTGATCATGCTTCCAGAGATTACAACAAAAAGCGTGAGGATCTGCAGGGAGAGCTTGGGCTTAGTACCAGTCTGGATCTCGTTGCAGTCATGGAGAACCCTCGCTACAGCCATGACGACCGTGTAATGGATATGGAAAAGGCGAGGAAAAGAAGGGATGAGGAGAGGGTCAGGCATGAAAATATCTTAAATCATGCTCATATTGCAGCCTCAGCCACCCTGCCAATTGGTTTGATCCCTATGCTGCAACAAATCACCAGCTTCTTTCAGGGAAATCTGCAGGTCTACACGCAAATTAGAATCCAAGGCACCTGA
- the LOC133909643 gene encoding uncharacterized protein LOC133909643 isoform X2, protein MILKKKPVYSMKKGQIVRVEKEKYLNCIHYQSVGHPPFYKGLHYIYKDRGEVLDIRIFETGKYALDSLTWSSLRPFYGEMRHLDGLGCNRQLYHHGYQLTCSSSWTSWTTENMMGSRTHPRETFTVSCTHTSISAVYVLENQQTDKKNNTKIKDACAYIAELLFPSQSCWLLAP, encoded by the exons ATGATCTTGAAGAAGAAGCCGGTCTACTCGA TGAAGAAAGGGCAGATTGTGCGTGTCGAGAAGGAGAAGTACCTGAACTGCATACAT TACCAGTCAGTGGGGCACCCACCCTTTTACAAGGGTCTACATTACATATACAAAGACCGCGGCGAG GTTTTGGACATCAGAATCTTTGAGACTGGGAAGTATGCCCTG gACTCCCTTACCTGGTCTTCTTTGAGACCTTTTTACGGGGAGATGCGACACCTCGATGGGCTCGGCTGCAACCGGCAACTTTACCACCATGGCTACCAACTTACATGCTCATCAAG TTGGACAAGCTGGACTACAGAGAATATGATGGGCTCACGGACGCACCCAAGGGAAACTTTTACAGTCAGCTGCACACATACTTCTATCTCGGCCGTTTATGTACTAGAGAATCAACAGACAGATAAGAAAAATAACACTAAGATAAAAGATGCGTGTGCATATATTGCAGAGTTACTTTTCCCAAGTCAAAGCTGCTGGCTACTGGCTCCATGA
- the LOC133909644 gene encoding probable gamma-secretase subunit PEN-2 encodes MEARVVPQDEESGLLPRRPSSAAPRFPPPPDVWATVDGPLGLPLEEAEGHARRFFLWGFACLPFLWAINCCYFWPILRSPAASSPATFAPIRPYIVRSAIGFTIFSLVLITWATTFIVGGERLFGPVWNDLVMYNVADKLGISGFMG; translated from the exons ATGGAGGCGAGGGTAGTGCCCCAAGACGAGGAGTCCGGCCTTCTCCCCCGCCGGCCATCCTCCGCCGCCCCCCGCTTCCCCCCTCCACCGGACGTCTGGGCGACGGTGGACGGCCCCTTGGGGCTGCCGCTGGAGGAGGCGGAGGGCCATGCTCGGCGCTTCTTCCTGTGGGGGTTCGCGTGCCTTCCCTTCCTCTGGGCTATCAACTGCTGCTACTTCTGGCCCATCCTCCGCTCCCCGGCCGCATCCTCGCCCGCCACCTTCGCCCCCATCCGCCCCT ATATTGTGCGATCCGCAATTGGCTTCACCATCTTCTCTTTGGTACTGATCACCTGGGCCACGACTTTTATAGTCGGAGGCGAGCGATTGTTCGGACCAGTGTGGAATGATCTAGTAATGTACAATGTTGCCGATAAGCTTGGCATCTCCGGATTCATGGGATAG